In Candida dubliniensis CD36 chromosome 6, complete sequence, the following are encoded in one genomic region:
- the SAP6 gene encoding aspartyl protease, putative (In C. albicans: hyphal secreted aspartyl proteinase required for wild-type virulence;~The C. dubliniensis entry for this gene (UniProt: BlastP analysis (CGD website) reveals that it has greater sequence similarity to SAP6 than to SAP4 (82% sequence identity, as opposed to 81%. Accordingly, it has been annotated here as SAP6)): MFLQNILSVLAVALLIDAAPVKRSPGFIALDFNVMKTPVDQNDPTVRAKRSPLFLDIDHTGFPVDDTGRNDVVKRGPVAVDLDNEIITYAADITLGSNNQKLSVIVDTGSSDLWIPDSKAICIPKWSGQKGDFCKTNGSYTPSASNTSKNLNTRFNIQYADGSYARGNLYQDTVGLGGAFIKDQIFADVWSTSAHKGILGIGFQKNEATESMYDNLPISMKKQGIISKNAYSLFLNSPEASTGQIIFGGIDKAKFSGSLVDLPITSDMRLSVALKSVNVLGQNVNANVEVLLDSGTTISYFQPSIARNIIYALGAQVHFDSAGNKVYVADCKTSGTVDFQFDKNLKISVPASEFIAPLYYTNGEPYPKCEVRVRASESNILGDNFMRSAYIVYDLDDNKISMAPVKYTSQSDVVPIN, translated from the coding sequence ATGTTCttacaaaatattttgagtGTTCTTGCTGTTGCgttattaattgatgctGCTCCAGTTAAGAGATCCCCAGGATTTATTGCTTTAGACTTTAATGTCATGAAAACTCCTGTTGATCAAAATGATCCAACTGTTAGAGCTAAAAGATCACCTTTGTTTTTAGATATTGACCACACAGGATTTCCCGTCGATGATACTGGTAGAAATGATGTGGTTAAAAGAGGACctgttgctgttgattTGGacaatgaaattattacttATGCTGCTGATATTACTCTTGGTTCAAATAACCAAAAGCTTAGCGTTATTGTTGACACTGGGTCTTCAGACTTGTGGATTCCAGATTCAAAAGCTATTTGTATTCCAAAGTGGTCTGGACAAAAAGGGGACTTCTGTAAGACCAATGGTTCCTACACCCCATCTGCTTCCAACACTtctaaaaatttaaatacCCGTTTTAACATTCAATATGCCGATGGTTCTTACGCCAGAGGTAACTTGTATCAAGATACTGTTGGTCTTGGTGGTGCTTTTATTAAAGATCAAATCTTTGCTGACGTTTGGTCTACTTCTGCTCATAAAGGTATTTTAGGTATTGGTTTCCAAAAAAACGAAGCTACTGAGTCTATGTATGACAATCTTCCTATTAGTATGAAAAAACAAGGTATTATTTCTAAAAATGCTTATTCACTTTTCCTTAACTCCCCTGAAGCTTCTACTGgacaaattatttttggtgGTATTGACAAGGCCAAATTCAGTGGCTCTTTAGTTGACTTACCAATCACTTCTGATATGAGATTAAGTGTTGCTTTAAAATCTGTCAATGTTTTAGGACAAAATGTCAATGCTAATGTTGAAGTACTTTTAGATTCTGGTACTACCATCAGTTACTTCCAGCCAAGTATTGCTCGTAACATTATCTATGCCTTGGGTGCTCAAGTGCATTTTGATTCTGCTGGTAATAAAGTTTATGTTGCTGACTGTAAAACTTCAGGTACCGttgatttccaatttgataaaaacCTCAAGATTTCCGTTCCTGCTTCTGAATTCATTGCTCCATTATACTACACCAATGGTGAACCTTATCCAAAATGTGAAGTTCGTGTTCGTGCCAGTGAACTGAATATTCTTGGAGACAACTTTATGAGATCAGCTTACATTGTCTACGATTTGGACGACAACAAGATCTCCATGGCTCCAGTTAAATACACTTCCCAATCTGATGTTGTTCCTATTAATTAG
- the SAP1 gene encoding secreted aspartyl protease, putative (In C. albicans: secreted aspartyl protease required for wild-type virulence in a systemic mouse model), whose protein sequence is MFLKNIFIALAFALLVDATPAKRSAGFVTLDFEVIKTPVNATGQDGKVKRQAIPVTLNNEVVSYAADITVGSNRQKFNVVVDTGSSDLWIPDASVTCENPPPGQSADFCKGKGLYTPKSSTTSQRLGNPFYIGYGDGSSSHGTLYKDTVGFGGASITKQVFADVTKTSVNQGILGIGYKTNEAAGDYDNVPVTLKKQGVIAKNAYSLYLNSPNAATGQIIFGGVDKAKYSGSLIAVPVTSDRELRITLNSIKAAGKNINGNIDVLLDSGTTITYFQQDVAQGIIDAFHAELKQDGNGNSLYVADCQTSGTVDFNFANNAKISVPASEFTASLFYTNGQPYPQCQLLLGINDANILGDNFLRSAYIVYDLDDNEISLAQVKYTSASNIAALT, encoded by the coding sequence ATGTTTTTaaagaatatttttattgCTCTTGCTTTTGCTTTATTAGTTGATGCTACTCCAGCCAAAAGATCTGCAGGTTTCGTTACCTTAGACTTTGAGGTTATTAAAACCCCTGTCAATGCCACTGGTCAAGATGGTAAAGTCAAAAGACAAGCTATCCCAGTCACTTTAAACAACGAAGTTGTCAGTTATGCTGCTGATATCACTGTTGGTTCCAACAGACAAAAATtcaatgttgttgttgatactGGATCTTCCGATTTATGGATTCCTGATGCATCTGTTACTTGTGAAAATCCACCTCCAGGCCAATCAGCAGATTTCTGTAAAGGGAAAGGTCTTTACACCCCAAAATCTTCCACTACTTCTCAAAGGTTGGGTAACCCATTCTATATTGGTTATGGTGATGGTAGTTCTTCTCATGGTACTTTGTATAAGGATACTGTTGGGTTTGGTGGTGCCTCGATCACAAAGCAAGTATTTGCCGATGTCACTAAAACTTCTGTCAATCAAGGGATTTTAGGTATTGGTTATAAGACTAACGAAGCTGCTGGTGATTACGATAATGTTCCAGTCACCTTAAAGAAGCAAGGCGTTATTGCTAAGAATGCTTATTCTCTTTATCTCAACTCTCCTAATGCTGCCACTGGACAAATCATTTTTGGTGGAGTTGACAAAGCTAAATACAGTGGTTCTTTAATTGCTGTACCTGTCACTTCTGATAGAGAATTAAGAATCACTTTAAATTCTATCAAAGCTGCTGGTAAAAACATCAATGGTAATATTGATGTTCTTTTGGATTCTGGTACCACCATTACTTATTTCCAACAAGACGTTGCCCAAGGTATTATTGATGCCTTCCATGCTGAATTGAAACAGGATGGTAATGGCAATAGCTTATATGTCGCTGATTGTCAAACTTCTGGAACtgttgatttcaattttgccAACAATGCCAAGATCTCTGTTCCTGCTTCTGAGTTTACTGCTCTGTTGTTTTACACCAATGGTCAACCTTATCCCCAATGTCAACTTCTTTTGGGTATTAATGATGCTAATATCCTTGGTGATAACTTTTTGAGATCAGCTTACATTGTTTATGATTtggatgataatgaaatttcCTTAGCTCAAGTTAAATACACTTCTGCTTCAAATATTGCTGCTCTTACTTAG
- a CDS encoding external NADH-ubiquinone oxidoreductase, mitochondrial precursor, putative (Similar to S. cerevisiae NDE1;~In S. cerevisiae: a type II NAD(P)H:quinone oxidoreductase that catalyzes the oxidation of cytosolic NADH; Nde1p and Nde2p provide cytosolic NADH to the mitochondrial respiratory chain;~Similar to S. cerevisiae NDE2), whose translation MSRTVPRFPIIRKFFKYTLSGVALTVVGGTSFIAYKVYQESQPIDQIKQSPYFPNGQPKKSIVILGSGWGAVSLLKNIDTSLYNVSLVSPRNYFLFTPLLPSVPTGTVDMRSIIEPIRSMIRRCRGEVNYYEAEAIDIDPVNNKLTIQQSTTVHSGHSGDDSSSNHPKIHQEHKMEHITTQLNYDYLVVGVGAQPSTFGIPGVAEHSTFVKEVRDSIKIKKKIIDLIEAANLLPIGDSDRKRLLHIVVCGGGPTGVEAAGEIQDYIDQDLKKWMPQIANDMKVSLVESQPVVLHTFSSELVEYTNTIFKDTNINLVTNSRIVNVDDTHVDVMRKSDKSIDKVPYGMLIWATGNSVRGFTKIIMDKFSEQQTSSRGLLVDDQLKLKGSNNIFALGDCTFTNYAPTAQVAFQQGIYLAQYFEKLQEVEKLRYKIKQDPSISEVYVHRLQRLENSLPTFVYNYRGSLAYIGSEKAVADLAVGSWSNLSSGGNLTFLFWRSAYIMMCLSIKNQVLVCFDWIKVYLFGRDCSRE comes from the coding sequence ATGTCGAGAACTGTTCCTCGATTTCCGATTATTCGGAAATTCTTTAAGTACACGTTATCTGGTGTGGCATTAACTGTGGTTGGTGGAACTTCATTTATTGCTTATAAAGTATATCAAGAATCACaaccaattgatcaaatcaaacaatcaCCATATTTCCCTAATGGACAACCGAAAAAGTCTATTGTCATTTTAGGATCTGGTTGGGGGGCTGTTTCCCTTTTGAAAAACATTGATACTAGTTTATATAATGTTTCATTAGTGTCTCcaagaaattattttcttttcacaCCGTTATTACCTAGTGTCCCCACTGGTACGGTTGATATGAGATCGATTATTGAACCAATTAGATCAATGATAAGAAGATGTCGTGGAGAAGTGAATTATTATGAAGCTGAAgcaattgatattgatccagtgaataataaattaaccATTCAACAATCCACAACGGTACATTCTGGACATTCTGGAGAtgattcatcatcaaaccATCCAAAAATCCATCAAGAACATAAGATGGAACATATCACCACCCAATTGaattatgattatttgGTGGTCGGTGTTGGTGCTCAACCATCAACTTTTGGTATTCCTGGAGTAGCTGAACATTCAACATTTGTAAAAGAAGTTCGCgattcaataaaaattaaaaagaaaatcatcGATTTAATTGAAGCTGCCAATTTGTTACCCATTGGCGATTCTGACCGTAAACGATTATTAcatattgttgtttgtggtggtggtccAACTGGGGTGGAAGCGGCAGGAGAAATTCAAGATTATATTGAtcaagatttgaaaaaatggATGCCACAAATTGCTAATGATATGAAAGTATCATTAGTAGAAAGTCAACCAGTGGTTTTACATACTTTTAGTTCTGAATTAGTCGAGTACACCAACACTATATTCAAAGATaccaatatcaatttaGTTACCAATTCAAGAATCGttaatgttgatgataCTCATGTTGATGTTATGCGTAAAAgtgataaatcaattgataaggTACCTTATGGAATGCTTATTTGGGCCACAGGGAATTCTGTACGTGGATTCACCAAGATTATAATGGACAAATTTAGTGAACAACAAACTAGTTCTCGTGGTTTATTAGTTGatgatcaattaaaattaaagggatccaataatatttttgctTTGGGTGATTGTACATTTACTAACTATGCTCCCACTGCCCAAGTAGCATTCCAACAAGGGATTTATTTAGCTCAATATTTTGAGAAATTAcaagaagttgaaaaattacgatacaaaattaaacaagatCCTTCAATTAGTGAAGTTTATGTTCATCGATTACAACGATTAGAAAATTCTTTACCTACAtttgtttataattatcGAGGCTCTTTGGCTTATATTGGGTCAGAAAAAGCTGTTGCTGATTTAGCTGTGGGATCATGGTCTAATCTTTCCTCTGGTGGTAATTTgacatttttattttggaGATCAGCATATATAATGATGTgtttatcaatcaaaaaccaagttttggtttgttttgattggataaaagtttatttgtttggtAGAGATTGTTCTAGAGAATAG